One Rossellomorea aquimaris DNA window includes the following coding sequences:
- a CDS encoding phosphotransferase — translation MIEPLHDLLLNWKVPPSCIETVGNHNNVFKVKSRENTFYLKKRFNSSVEKRIEELLLTSFLLENWLTVERPLLTVSHQPYVRQHQVFYSLYQALEGIPVQVYSLTSLKKVGSYLSQLHGSLKQYVCKFELEEWRVETHVREWISVQDSTLIERWGRGFLGRLNEWSFSYSKLPHQLVHSDCHPRNILMKEERVTGIIDFERIRKAPRIADVCYFLAGMLKDQIKQDEDEQVECIHAFMGGYQSEGALSQEEKELMPFLVIIFLLQYTFFYNQKGYSHIVSTYIPFINRLVNSGIYEQAFQM, via the coding sequence ATGATTGAACCTCTTCATGATCTATTATTGAACTGGAAGGTTCCCCCTTCCTGCATAGAGACCGTTGGCAATCATAACAATGTTTTTAAGGTGAAAAGTCGGGAGAACACCTTTTATTTAAAAAAGAGATTCAACTCTTCAGTGGAAAAGCGAATAGAGGAGCTGCTCTTAACTTCTTTTTTACTGGAAAACTGGCTTACTGTTGAAAGGCCGCTGTTAACGGTCTCACATCAGCCTTATGTTCGACAACATCAAGTTTTCTACTCCCTGTATCAAGCACTGGAGGGGATACCAGTACAAGTCTATTCCTTAACTTCTTTGAAAAAGGTGGGATCATACCTATCCCAACTCCATGGCAGTCTAAAACAATACGTCTGTAAATTCGAGTTAGAAGAATGGAGAGTTGAAACACATGTGAGAGAGTGGATAAGCGTGCAGGATTCAACATTGATAGAAAGGTGGGGGAGAGGGTTTCTTGGCAGGCTGAATGAATGGTCTTTCTCCTATAGCAAATTGCCCCATCAACTCGTTCATAGCGACTGTCATCCGCGTAATATCCTCATGAAAGAAGAAAGGGTGACAGGAATCATAGATTTCGAGAGGATACGAAAAGCACCCCGTATAGCAGATGTCTGTTACTTTCTTGCAGGGATGCTCAAAGACCAGATCAAGCAGGATGAGGATGAGCAAGTTGAATGTATCCATGCCTTTATGGGGGGCTATCAGTCCGAGGGAGCTTTATCTCAGGAAGAAAAGGAACTGATGCCATTCTTAGTCATTATCTTTCTTCTTCAATACACCTTTTTTTACAATCAAAAAGGGTATTCACACATTGTTTCTACGTACATCCCGTTCATTAACAGATTGGTAAATTCCGGTATTTATGAGCAGGCCTTTCAAATGTAA
- a CDS encoding ABC transporter substrate-binding protein has product MKKWMYIICSVFLLTACSGGGNTSEQKEGLKKVTVVLDWTPNTNHTGLYVAKEKGYFEEQGLDVDIILPGEAGADQLVASGKAEFGVGYQESVTQARVQDVPLVSIAAVIQHNTSGFASPKDKGITTPKDFEGKSYGGWGSPVEKAVMTSIMKQENADVEKVDFVNMGDTDFFTAVKRDVDFAWIYYGWTGIEAELRGEDLNMMYVKDYSEKLDYYTPVLTTNEKMIEKDPETVKAFLSASSKGYQFAIDNPEEAGGILLDSAPDLDKELVMKSQEWLAPKYKDDADRWGEQKLEVWENYASWMYDNDLLDKELDSKKAFTNEFLPK; this is encoded by the coding sequence ATGAAAAAATGGATGTATATCATCTGTTCTGTCTTTCTTTTGACTGCTTGCAGTGGTGGAGGAAATACATCAGAACAAAAAGAAGGTCTTAAAAAGGTTACGGTTGTACTGGATTGGACACCGAATACCAATCACACTGGATTATATGTTGCGAAAGAAAAGGGATACTTTGAAGAGCAGGGGCTGGATGTGGATATCATCTTACCCGGTGAGGCAGGGGCAGATCAACTCGTAGCATCGGGTAAAGCTGAGTTCGGAGTCGGATACCAGGAAAGTGTCACGCAAGCAAGGGTACAGGACGTACCACTCGTATCTATCGCTGCGGTCATACAGCATAATACATCCGGGTTTGCTTCACCTAAGGATAAGGGTATAACGACTCCAAAGGATTTTGAAGGGAAAAGTTATGGGGGATGGGGATCACCTGTAGAAAAAGCCGTCATGACGTCGATTATGAAACAAGAAAACGCTGATGTAGAGAAAGTGGATTTTGTAAACATGGGAGATACAGATTTCTTTACTGCCGTGAAACGGGATGTTGACTTTGCATGGATCTACTATGGATGGACAGGGATTGAAGCAGAGCTTCGCGGTGAGGATTTGAATATGATGTATGTAAAGGATTACTCTGAAAAACTGGATTATTATACCCCTGTCTTGACGACAAATGAAAAGATGATTGAAAAAGATCCTGAAACGGTTAAAGCATTTTTATCAGCTTCTTCAAAAGGCTATCAGTTTGCAATCGACAATCCGGAGGAGGCAGGTGGGATCCTATTAGATTCAGCCCCGGATCTTGATAAAGAATTGGTCATGAAGAGTCAGGAATGGCTTGCGCCTAAATACAAGGATGACGCTGACAGATGGGGAGAGCAGAAGCTGGAGGTATGGGAAAACTATGCTTCATGGATGTATGATAACGATTTATTAGATAAGGAACTGGACAGTAAAAAAGCATTCACAAACGAATTCTTACCAAAATAA
- a CDS encoding thiamine-binding protein produces the protein MGNALVSIQIIPKTKNGEDVIPYVDEAIAIIDKSGVRYEVHPLETTMEGNLSDLFKVIEQMNERMIEMGSSNVISQIKVLYQPAGIEMNQLTEKYKG, from the coding sequence ATGGGGAACGCACTAGTAAGCATACAAATTATTCCGAAGACGAAAAATGGTGAAGATGTTATACCATACGTGGATGAAGCCATTGCGATCATTGATAAATCCGGTGTCCGTTATGAAGTCCACCCATTAGAAACGACAATGGAAGGGAATCTATCTGACTTATTTAAGGTGATTGAACAAATGAATGAACGGATGATCGAAATGGGCAGCTCAAACGTCATTTCTCAAATCAAGGTATTATATCAGCCTGCCGGGATTGAAATGAATCAATTAACGGAGAAGTATAAAGGATGA
- a CDS encoding ABC transporter permease, translated as MKTWISKGWRPFLVIILLFIIWEFTIRVFEVPAWLMPSPSEIWAEGVASWSTFTGHLASTTLLTIGGFVIGCTIGIGTAVGLHLLPKVREAIYPLMILSQNIPIIVLAPLLVIWFGFGLLPKIIVITLICFFPVAVSALDGFRQTNSEYILYMKMSGATKGQIFRKVEWPHALPSIFSGLKISATYSVMGAVISEWLGAQKGIGVYMTLASSSFRTDRVFVAIFMIMLLSLVFFAIILLLEKIMIKWNRKEDR; from the coding sequence ATGAAAACATGGATATCGAAAGGATGGAGACCCTTCTTGGTCATCATCCTTTTATTCATCATTTGGGAATTCACCATTAGAGTATTTGAGGTACCGGCATGGCTAATGCCTTCACCTTCAGAAATATGGGCGGAAGGAGTCGCCTCATGGTCCACTTTTACGGGACATCTTGCTTCGACAACCCTCCTTACGATCGGAGGGTTTGTGATTGGATGTACGATTGGAATCGGGACAGCAGTGGGTCTGCACCTTTTGCCTAAGGTAAGAGAAGCGATATATCCACTTATGATTTTGTCTCAGAATATTCCGATTATCGTCTTGGCTCCTTTACTTGTTATCTGGTTTGGATTTGGACTATTGCCGAAAATCATTGTCATTACCTTGATCTGCTTTTTTCCGGTAGCAGTCTCGGCATTGGATGGATTCAGGCAGACAAACTCAGAGTACATCCTTTACATGAAAATGTCGGGAGCCACCAAAGGTCAAATCTTTCGAAAAGTTGAATGGCCGCATGCACTTCCTTCCATCTTCTCAGGATTGAAAATTTCAGCTACCTATAGTGTGATGGGGGCGGTGATTTCTGAATGGTTAGGTGCCCAGAAAGGAATCGGTGTCTATATGACTCTTGCCTCTTCTTCCTTCAGGACAGACAGGGTATTTGTAGCCATCTTTATGATTATGCTGCTCAGCCTGGTTTTCTTTGCAATCATTTTATTATTAGAAAAAATCATGATTAAGTGGAACCGAAAGGAGGACAGATAA
- a CDS encoding ABC transporter ATP-binding protein — protein MTTLSIQNMSKYFDGELILDELSIHVEEGEFVSILGPSGSGKSTLFHVIGGLFTPDSGDIQLDGKSINGQRGTISYMPQSPSLLPWRTVIENVMLGQELHGKKDRDKAMSMIERAGLKGYENAYPDELSGGMKQRVAFIRALVSPQSFLCLDEPFSALDEFTRLDMQKWLLSIWEEDLSSVLFVTHNIDEALFLSDRIIVLSTRPARVQKEFKVPFSRPRDKEILLTEEFLKWKTSIFEELSQYV, from the coding sequence GTGACGACTTTATCCATACAAAATATGTCTAAATACTTTGATGGGGAGCTGATCCTCGATGAGCTTTCCATTCATGTTGAAGAAGGTGAGTTTGTCTCGATCCTTGGTCCTTCCGGGAGCGGGAAGAGCACGCTATTTCACGTGATCGGTGGGTTGTTCACACCAGATTCAGGAGATATTCAATTAGATGGAAAATCGATAAATGGTCAAAGAGGGACGATCAGTTATATGCCGCAAAGTCCGTCCCTCCTGCCATGGAGGACTGTAATTGAGAATGTGATGCTTGGCCAGGAGTTACATGGGAAGAAAGATAGGGATAAAGCAATGAGCATGATTGAACGGGCTGGCTTAAAGGGGTATGAAAATGCGTATCCTGATGAATTATCCGGAGGGATGAAGCAGCGGGTGGCATTTATTCGTGCCCTTGTCAGTCCTCAATCCTTTTTATGCCTGGATGAGCCCTTTTCTGCCCTGGATGAATTCACACGATTGGACATGCAGAAATGGCTCCTTTCCATTTGGGAGGAAGACTTGAGTTCTGTTCTATTTGTCACTCACAATATCGACGAAGCCCTGTTCCTGTCAGACCGGATCATTGTACTATCGACTCGGCCTGCCAGGGTACAGAAGGAATTCAAAGTACCGTTTTCCCGTCCCCGCGACAAAGAGATTCTCTTAACTGAGGAGTTTCTGAAATGGAAAACGAGCATTTTTGAGGAGCTTTCTCAATATGTGTAA
- a CDS encoding TatD family hydrolase: MCKPSLIDAHIHLDLYEGYERDKILQELELYSVEALISVSFHLQSSRTNIDLSRRDARIKPAAGFHPEQELPPEREVEELLSLIELHQQEIVAIGEVGLPYYKMEEQPEVEVEPYIDLLERFMIQSKRINKPIILHAVYEHAPIVCDLLEKHSIGKAHFHWFKGDEETIERMMQNGYSISITPDVLYEKEIQELVKKYPIEGLMVETDGPWRFEGVFQGRMTHPGIMHRTIEKIAEIKYMSESDVYKQIFKNTTEFYGIF; this comes from the coding sequence ATGTGTAAACCATCCTTGATTGATGCACATATTCACTTGGATTTATACGAAGGATATGAGCGTGATAAGATTCTGCAGGAACTTGAACTGTATTCTGTAGAAGCGCTCATATCTGTATCGTTCCACCTTCAATCGTCCAGGACAAATATAGATCTCTCAAGAAGAGATGCAAGGATCAAACCGGCTGCAGGTTTCCATCCGGAGCAGGAGCTGCCTCCAGAAAGAGAAGTCGAGGAGCTTCTATCATTGATTGAGCTGCATCAACAGGAAATAGTGGCAATTGGAGAAGTAGGACTGCCTTATTATAAAATGGAAGAGCAACCTGAAGTTGAAGTGGAGCCGTATATCGATCTGTTGGAACGGTTTATGATCCAATCAAAAAGGATCAACAAACCGATTATCCTGCATGCGGTATATGAGCATGCACCCATCGTCTGTGACCTGTTAGAAAAGCACTCCATAGGAAAAGCACATTTTCATTGGTTTAAAGGAGATGAAGAGACAATTGAAAGAATGATGCAAAATGGGTATTCAATCTCCATTACCCCTGATGTCCTTTATGAGAAGGAGATACAAGAGCTTGTTAAGAAGTACCCCATAGAAGGACTAATGGTTGAAACAGATGGTCCTTGGCGTTTTGAAGGCGTCTTTCAGGGAAGGATGACCCATCCCGGAATCATGCATCGGACCATTGAAAAAATCGCCGAAATAAAATACATGTCAGAGTCCGATGTTTATAAACAAATATTTAAGAATACAACTGAATTTTATGGGATTTTCTAA
- a CDS encoding transcriptional regulator SplA domain-containing protein, which translates to MELNDQYMPYQAGDVVYVIYRNPHTQSVANVQEAAVVHDPENPNELALFLYETYYPLTHEIAVYSSEAEAEQAYTQSFGDL; encoded by the coding sequence ATGGAACTGAATGATCAATATATGCCCTATCAAGCGGGCGATGTCGTGTATGTGATATATCGAAATCCACATACACAAAGTGTAGCCAACGTACAGGAAGCAGCCGTTGTACATGATCCGGAAAATCCGAACGAACTGGCGTTATTTTTATATGAAACCTATTATCCGTTAACACATGAAATTGCGGTTTATTCTTCAGAAGCTGAAGCGGAGCAAGCCTATACTCAATCATTTGGAGACCTGTAG
- the splB gene encoding spore photoproduct lyase — MVKPFVPQLVYFEPNALEYPLGKELKEKFEKMDVEIRYTTSHNQVRNLPGDNHFQKYRIAKSTLVVGVRKTLKFDTSKPSAEYAIPFATGCMGHCHYCYLQTTMGSKPYIRTYVNVDEILESADKYIAERAPEFTRFEAACTSDIVGIDHLTHTLKRAIEHFGESEHGKLRFVTKFHHVDHLLDAKHNGKTRFRFSINADYVIKNFEPGTSPLDKRLEAAGKVARAGYPLGFIVAPIYIHEGWQEGYKRMFEHLEAHLPEEAKKDLTFEFIQHRFTKPAKRVIEKNYPMTKLELNEEERRYKWGKYGIGKYIYQKDEEQEMKDHLYAYMEKHFPKAKLEYFT, encoded by the coding sequence ATGGTGAAACCGTTCGTGCCACAATTGGTCTACTTTGAACCCAATGCCTTGGAATATCCCCTGGGTAAAGAGCTCAAAGAAAAGTTTGAAAAAATGGATGTGGAAATCAGGTACACAACATCGCATAATCAGGTTCGTAATTTGCCAGGGGACAACCATTTTCAGAAATACCGGATTGCAAAATCCACACTAGTAGTCGGAGTGAGAAAAACGTTGAAGTTTGATACATCCAAACCGTCTGCTGAATATGCCATCCCATTTGCAACAGGGTGCATGGGGCACTGTCACTATTGCTATTTGCAAACAACGATGGGGAGTAAACCATATATACGAACGTATGTGAATGTGGATGAAATATTAGAGTCGGCGGACAAGTATATTGCAGAAAGAGCTCCTGAATTCACACGCTTTGAAGCTGCTTGTACGTCCGATATCGTAGGGATCGATCATCTCACTCATACCCTAAAACGAGCCATCGAGCATTTTGGGGAATCCGAGCATGGCAAGCTTCGTTTTGTGACGAAATTCCATCACGTGGACCATCTGCTTGATGCGAAGCATAATGGAAAAACGAGATTCAGGTTCAGTATCAATGCCGATTATGTGATAAAGAATTTTGAGCCTGGTACATCTCCTTTGGATAAGCGCCTCGAGGCAGCGGGAAAGGTAGCGAGAGCGGGATATCCATTAGGATTCATTGTGGCACCTATCTATATCCATGAAGGGTGGCAGGAAGGGTATAAGCGAATGTTTGAACACTTGGAAGCTCATCTGCCGGAAGAAGCGAAAAAGGATTTGACCTTCGAATTCATTCAACATCGATTCACAAAACCGGCTAAAAGAGTCATCGAGAAAAATTATCCGATGACAAAGCTTGAATTAAACGAGGAAGAACGGCGGTACAAATGGGGGAAGTACGGGATAGGCAAGTATATCTATCAAAAGGATGAAGAGCAGGAAATGAAAGATCATCTGTATGCCTACATGGAAAAACATTTTCCAAAAGCGAAGCTGGAGTATTTCACCTAA
- a CDS encoding phosphatase yields MNKTVYFLSSSQHRSLIAEGWAEKLDVSDWSFKSAGWVAESRAEFSVLAMKELCIDISTFPLTRIEMNELGNASVIIAIQDTEYDDKIEIPSELEDKVIYWNLPNPRKRSATLIEEWVHYQEICDEIAMRVKDLENLLPQLH; encoded by the coding sequence ATGAATAAAACAGTCTATTTTCTTTCAAGTAGTCAACATCGCAGCTTGATAGCTGAAGGTTGGGCCGAGAAGCTCGATGTGTCCGACTGGTCATTCAAAAGTGCCGGATGGGTTGCTGAGAGTCGTGCTGAATTCAGCGTTTTAGCAATGAAAGAGTTATGTATTGATATTAGCACATTCCCACTTACACGCATTGAAATGAATGAACTCGGTAATGCTTCGGTTATTATTGCGATTCAGGATACAGAATATGATGACAAGATAGAAATACCATCTGAATTAGAAGATAAAGTCATCTATTGGAATTTACCTAATCCAAGGAAGCGTTCTGCGACACTCATTGAAGAATGGGTGCACTATCAGGAAATTTGTGATGAAATTGCCATGAGAGTGAAAGATTTGGAAAATCTTCTACCACAACTACATTAA
- a CDS encoding dicarboxylate/amino acid:cation symporter — MKFNLTTKIIIALILGAIVGLLLNVFAKDIFDILDPYLFTPLGKIFLNLISMLVVPIVFLSIVLGSAGLGDPKKLGRIGLKTIVFFLMTTCIAIIIGLSLAYVIDPGLVEGIDKKQSEGFETEDAPPVGETLMNIIPKNPLTAMTEGNMLQIIAFAIFIGFGLTALGEKTKGILKLVEQGNELMMYLVTLVMKFAPYGTFGLIASAIGSQGMSALKAMWLYFVVVLAALIIHAIVTYGGTILFLAKKNPLWFFKNFSPAMSVGFSTSSSNATLPISMDVAQQRLGVSKSVSSFVQPLGATINMDGTAIMQGVATVFIAQVYGVDLSLEQLITVVLTAVLASIGTAGVPGVGLILLAMVLSSVNLPVEGIGLILGIDRLLDMARTSINISGDAACALFVSESEKKRTIKEQRGDA; from the coding sequence ATGAAATTTAATTTAACAACTAAGATTATTATTGCCTTAATACTAGGGGCGATTGTAGGATTACTGCTTAATGTTTTTGCTAAAGATATATTTGATATACTAGATCCATATCTGTTTACCCCGTTAGGGAAGATATTCCTTAACCTCATCAGCATGCTTGTTGTGCCCATTGTGTTTCTCTCCATCGTTCTTGGATCTGCAGGTCTGGGTGACCCTAAGAAACTGGGGAGAATAGGGTTGAAGACCATTGTATTCTTCTTAATGACTACCTGTATTGCCATCATAATTGGATTATCTCTGGCATATGTCATTGATCCCGGTTTGGTAGAGGGGATCGACAAAAAACAATCAGAAGGTTTTGAAACGGAAGATGCTCCTCCTGTGGGAGAGACCCTCATGAACATTATTCCAAAAAATCCACTTACGGCGATGACAGAAGGAAATATGCTGCAAATCATTGCATTTGCCATCTTTATTGGATTTGGATTAACGGCATTAGGGGAGAAAACAAAAGGAATATTGAAACTCGTGGAACAAGGTAATGAACTAATGATGTATCTTGTTACACTTGTTATGAAATTTGCTCCTTATGGTACGTTCGGCTTGATTGCCTCTGCAATCGGAAGTCAAGGTATGAGTGCATTGAAGGCCATGTGGCTTTATTTTGTAGTCGTCCTTGCAGCCTTGATCATTCACGCCATCGTTACCTATGGTGGAACGATTCTATTTCTGGCAAAAAAGAATCCGCTTTGGTTCTTCAAGAATTTCAGTCCTGCGATGAGCGTTGGATTCAGTACATCAAGCAGTAACGCGACGCTTCCCATCTCAATGGATGTCGCCCAGCAGCGTTTAGGCGTATCGAAATCGGTAAGCTCCTTCGTACAACCATTGGGAGCTACCATCAACATGGATGGTACTGCGATCATGCAGGGGGTTGCAACCGTCTTTATCGCTCAGGTATATGGTGTTGATTTATCATTGGAACAACTGATTACGGTTGTACTGACGGCTGTTTTAGCCAGTATCGGTACAGCAGGGGTTCCTGGAGTCGGATTGATCCTTCTTGCGATGGTTTTAAGCAGTGTAAACCTGCCGGTAGAAGGAATTGGATTAATTCTGGGGATTGACCGCCTGCTTGATATGGCAAGAACTTCCATCAATATTTCAGGAGATGCAGCGTGTGCGTTGTTTGTGTCAGAATCTGAAAAGAAACGTACGATCAAAGAACAAAGAGGAGATGCATAA
- a CDS encoding deoxyribodipyrimidine photo-lyase, which yields MTKRIIVLIREDLRIHDHPALYRASQEGMVIPLYILDEETPHFLPGEAKKWWLHQNLEAFQTSLQSINGRLWVDKGKVADILPQWVKKTNAQGVYWNRVYDPRAYERDLALARSLSSQGIDVQTFEGTLLLPPWKIKKDDDTPYKVYSAFYKSLRKEEIPKPLPSVKKMEVPDLAEEGLSLDDLSLIPSIPWFHIMESIWDPGEEAAIKRYNAFVKKSIKDYSEGRDFPAEGHHSTLSPYLTLGVISVRSLYHSLLEMEGVQVEPFIKQLIWRDFSYSVLLHFPESTTLPVNKKFKEFQWQKERDHLEKWKRGETGYPIVDAGMRELWATGFMHNRVRMIVASFLTKHLLIPWQEGAKWFLDTLIDADLANNSMGWQWVAGSGFDSAPYFRIFNPTLQSEKFDEEGTYIRMWLPELKDVPNKHIHKPSEASVDILEGAGVILGENYPYPIVDHKAARERALERYEEIK from the coding sequence ATGACAAAACGCATCATTGTCCTTATCAGGGAGGACCTTCGGATTCACGATCACCCTGCTCTCTATAGAGCTTCTCAAGAGGGAATGGTGATTCCTCTCTATATCCTGGATGAGGAGACCCCTCACTTTCTCCCTGGAGAAGCTAAGAAGTGGTGGCTGCATCAGAACTTAGAAGCATTTCAAACATCTCTTCAATCGATTAACGGACGACTTTGGGTAGATAAAGGAAAAGTAGCAGATATTCTCCCCCAATGGGTTAAGAAAACAAATGCACAGGGGGTTTACTGGAATAGAGTCTATGATCCAAGAGCTTATGAGCGGGATCTCGCCTTAGCCCGTTCTTTGTCCTCACAGGGAATAGATGTTCAAACATTCGAAGGAACACTTCTTCTTCCGCCTTGGAAAATCAAAAAGGATGACGACACCCCTTATAAAGTGTACTCAGCATTTTATAAATCATTAAGGAAGGAGGAAATCCCGAAACCTCTCCCATCTGTGAAGAAAATGGAGGTCCCGGACCTCGCTGAGGAGGGTCTATCCCTGGACGATTTAAGTCTCATACCTTCTATTCCCTGGTTTCACATCATGGAAAGCATTTGGGACCCCGGCGAAGAAGCTGCTATAAAAAGGTATAATGCCTTTGTTAAAAAAAGCATCAAGGACTATTCGGAAGGAAGAGACTTTCCTGCAGAAGGCCATCACTCCACCTTATCTCCTTACTTAACGCTTGGTGTCATATCGGTGAGAAGTTTGTATCATTCGCTCCTTGAAATGGAAGGTGTGCAGGTTGAGCCATTCATTAAACAATTAATTTGGAGAGATTTCTCCTATTCCGTTCTGCTACATTTCCCTGAGTCCACCACACTACCCGTAAATAAGAAATTCAAGGAGTTCCAATGGCAAAAGGAAAGGGATCATTTGGAAAAATGGAAAAGAGGAGAGACGGGCTATCCCATCGTCGATGCAGGAATGAGAGAATTATGGGCAACGGGGTTCATGCACAACCGTGTCAGAATGATCGTCGCATCGTTCCTGACCAAGCATTTACTGATTCCTTGGCAAGAAGGCGCAAAGTGGTTTTTGGATACACTGATTGATGCAGACCTCGCCAATAATTCAATGGGCTGGCAGTGGGTTGCTGGCTCCGGCTTTGATTCAGCCCCTTACTTCCGTATTTTCAATCCAACTCTTCAAAGTGAAAAATTCGATGAAGAAGGCACTTATATCCGGATGTGGCTTCCTGAGTTAAAAGATGTTCCCAATAAACATATCCACAAACCTTCAGAAGCTTCCGTGGATATTCTGGAAGGTGCGGGGGTCATCCTGGGAGAAAATTATCCCTATCCGATCGTCGATCATAAAGCAGCTAGGGAAAGGGCTTTAGAGCGCTATGAAGAAATAAAATAG
- a CDS encoding helix-turn-helix domain-containing protein has translation MTKEEIVLIISDKLRLIRTEAGYTQDKMANIIGLSKKTLVQIEKGRVMAGWTAVIAICALFKDSETLSTSLGGEPLEIIETIAREGIDYRKEKTLGGKVWWKDVKKNDEYILQQNLFSQHFRILDFEDYRIYSSFDEKNAHKRFDELTGK, from the coding sequence ATGACAAAAGAAGAGATCGTTCTAATCATTTCAGATAAATTAAGGTTAATACGAACAGAGGCAGGTTATACACAGGATAAAATGGCGAACATTATCGGATTATCCAAAAAAACCCTGGTTCAAATTGAAAAAGGCAGAGTGATGGCCGGCTGGACCGCGGTCATTGCCATCTGTGCATTGTTTAAAGATAGTGAAACCTTATCCACCAGTCTTGGGGGGGAGCCCCTTGAAATAATAGAGACCATTGCTCGGGAAGGCATTGATTATCGGAAGGAGAAAACGTTGGGCGGGAAGGTCTGGTGGAAAGATGTAAAGAAGAATGATGAATACATTCTTCAGCAAAACCTATTCAGTCAGCACTTCCGAATTTTGGACTTTGAGGACTATCGGATTTACAGCAGCTTTGACGAAAAGAATGCCCATAAACGTTTTGATGAGTTAACTGGGAAGTAA
- a CDS encoding universal stress protein, producing the protein MYKHILLAYDETDGSKKALDEVQKLIKGSIDTQLTVLHISDEKVANESHDNYTPTHALADTSPGFDNNYMGNLSVSPDNKIHSKEEERHEIKTPSSTHHFLKNAKEKLSPYGIEANYIHLSGSEAKRICEYAKEIQADLVVVGSSRKSGMKKWVLGSVSEKVTQNCETSVLVVK; encoded by the coding sequence ATGTATAAACATATTTTGTTAGCTTATGACGAAACCGATGGAAGCAAGAAAGCATTGGATGAAGTACAAAAATTAATAAAAGGTTCTATAGATACACAATTAACCGTACTCCATATATCAGATGAAAAGGTAGCAAATGAAAGTCATGACAACTATACCCCTACCCATGCATTGGCAGATACTTCACCAGGGTTTGATAACAATTATATGGGGAATCTTTCAGTTTCACCAGACAACAAAATTCATTCGAAGGAGGAAGAACGTCATGAAATTAAGACTCCCTCCTCTACACATCACTTTTTGAAAAATGCTAAAGAAAAACTTTCTCCTTACGGGATTGAAGCAAACTATATTCACCTATCCGGTTCAGAAGCAAAACGCATATGTGAATATGCAAAAGAAATCCAGGCAGATCTCGTAGTAGTCGGGAGCAGCCGTAAATCCGGCATGAAAAAATGGGTGCTCGGAAGCGTCAGTGAAAAAGTCACTCAAAACTGCGAAACCAGCGTCCTGGTCGTAAAATAA